Genomic DNA from Oncorhynchus clarkii lewisi isolate Uvic-CL-2024 chromosome 28, UVic_Ocla_1.0, whole genome shotgun sequence:
CGCTGACATGAGAATTTTATGCTAATGGTTACATCGGAACTACATTTCCCAGAGGGTACTACAATCTTATTGACTgttttgagaggagaggagactgcttTCAACTCTCATAATTTATAGCCAGCAGGAACACATCGTTgggcattttttaaatttatgttTGTATCGTCTTTAGCTGGTCCATAACGATTTTTTGTATAACTATCAGTTTCAaagtaacatttaaaaaatatatattcattgTCACTGCACCAATAACTAGCAGCTTGTGCTAACTAGCTTGCTTCACGGTTTAGCTAGGTCGGTGAGTCTAGTTAGTTACTAAAATACCAACACATTGTTTTAGGTATGAGGTTTTTTTAATTAGTTATTTGATACTGATAACTAGCTAGATAACAGATATTGCGCGatttcaaaacaaaacaaactactTGAATCAAAAGAGAGGTTAACTAACTAGCCATTGTGCGCATCGAGGAAATCGAAACAAAGAAAACGTTTTTAGTTTTGCTGGATCAGCTGGCTCGCTAGGTTGCTAGCTGTGTTGTAAACGACGACGTTCCCCGCCAAACGTTAGCAATATTAACTAGTTGGCTATCTTGCCATGGCGCAACATGGTCCTGTTCACGTAGCAAGCTCACAAAAAGCATTAATGCTAGAAATGAAGAGCCTTCAAGAGGAGCCAGTCGAGGGCTTCAAAATAACATTGGTCGATGAAGCAGATCTCTACAATTGGGAAGTGGCAATTTTTGGACCTCCTAACACTCACTATGAAGGGGGCTATTTCAAGGTAAGGCCGAGGTATAGCTAACTAAATTCACTTGTTTTGTTAACTGTCTTAGATACACTAATCCTAGCTTGTtttgttagcttgttagctaacATGCGCTATGGTCAACTACATGGTTGGATTCCGTTAGTAGTAGGCCCGTAAACGTAACATCGCATCTGTTTTCTATTGCTGTACTTCCAGCCTACAGTGGCACTGTCAAACCTATTTCTGGGTCAGGCTGTTGTTGTTCTCGGATATGTTCTACTCAACATCAGGTTTACCATTGAATCGGGTTAGGTCCCACAGACGCATGTTAGGACATATTGCTGACATGTTGATATAtgactttctctctgtgtgtcccacaGGCTCGTATCAAGTTCCCCGTTGACTACCCCTACTCGCCACCTGCCTTTCGTTTCCTCACCAAGATGTGGCACCCCAACATCTATGAGGTAAGGGATCACTGACCCAATTCTAGAAAAATAGTCAAACTTAAGGTAATTCATTTTCAAACAAATGTCATGGTCCTAATCTGAATTTTTATTGCTCTCTATAGGTGGCTTAATCCTAGTCACACCTGTCATTTGTGGGCATAAGTACAGTGTTTGTGTATGTTAATTTTAGCATCTCCCTTGTGTTAGAATGGGGATGTATGTATATCCATTCTGCACCCTCCAGTTGATGACCCTCAGAGTGGGGAGCTGCCATCTGAGAGGTGGAACCCTACCCAGAACGTCAGGTACACGCCCTCTCAGTATGTTCTCTcatctccccgtctctctctctcgtctcgaCGTGTCTCTCTcctacaatctctctctctcgtctctctctctcctccccttctctctctctttctcctcccctattcgctctctctttctcctccccttcgcgctctctctcctgtTGTGCTGTGTCACGCATACCCAGATAACATGACATGTTGAACCTCTCCATGACTTCCTGGAAGTGAATAGGAATCATACTAGCCAAACCCCAAGTCAACCTGTAGAACCTATGCAGATCAGAGAAATTTAATTTGTTATAAGCAGTGTGGTGACACGTccacctagcctatcagaggACAAGCACTCCTGTTACACTGTGGTTTACCCAGTTACAAGTTTACTATAAGTCAAGTTgacaaacatttatttatttgagtTCTTAAATTAGAAGTAGTAAATCAAATCCATATTTCATTTGACATATGCGCCGGTGTAGACCttcccgtgaaatgcttacttactagccattaaccaacaatgccgttttaagaaaatatttactttagtttatttagtaacaCAAAATGACAATGAtgcggctatatacagggggtaccggtactgagtcaatgtgcgggggtaaaggttagtcgaggtcatttgtaggTCTTATTTTTATCAGCACTGTTTTAGGTTTATATCGATGGGTTGACACATTTCAGAAGTCTTACTTTGCAGAAATATCCTAGCCTGCATCCCACAAAGCAGGATCTATGAGCCAACCAGCTAACTCTGATAGACAAAGCCTTGTGCTACTTTCTGAAACCCAACCCGGTTTGTGTATTCTGTAGGACCATCCTTCTGAGTGTGATCTCTCTGCTGAACGAGCCCAACACCTCCTCCCCGGCCAACGTGGACGCCTCCGTCATGTACCGCAAGTGGAGGGACAGCAAGGACAGAGAGTACAGCGAGATAATCAGGTTGGTAAACATATGCGCAAGGACAGAGAGTACAGCGAGATAATCAGGTCGGTAAACATATGCACAAGGACAGAGAGTACAGCGAGATAATCAGGTCTGTAAACATATGCACAAGGACAGAGAGTACAGCGAGATAATCAGGTCTGTAAACATATGCACAAGGACAGAGAGTACAGCGAGATAATCAGGTCGGTAAACATATGCACAAGGACAGAGAGTACAGCGAGATAATCAGTTCGGTAAACATATGCACAAGGACAGAGAGTACAGCGAGATAATCAGGTCGGTAAACATATGCACAAGGACAGAGAGTACAGCGAGATAATCAGTTCGGTAAACATATGCACAAGGACAGAGTACAGCAAGATAATCAGGTCGGTAAACATATGCACAAGGACAGAGAGTACAGCGAGATAATCAGGTCGGTAAACATATGCACAAGGACAGAGAGTACAGCGAGATAATCAGTTCGGTAAACATATGCACAAGGACAGAGTACAGCAAGATAATCAGGTCGGTAA
This window encodes:
- the LOC139387493 gene encoding ubiquitin-conjugating enzyme E2 R1-like isoform X1, producing MAQHGPVHVASSQKALMLEMKSLQEEPVEGFKITLVDEADLYNWEVAIFGPPNTHYEGGYFKARIKFPVDYPYSPPAFRFLTKMWHPNIYENGDVCISILHPPVDDPQSGELPSERWNPTQNVRYTPSQTILLSVISLLNEPNTSSPANVDASVMYRKWRDSKDREYSEIIRKQVLATKAEAERDGVKVPTTLAEYCVRTRAPPPDEGSDLFYDDYYDDEDLEDEDEDDCCYDEDDSGTEES
- the LOC139387493 gene encoding ubiquitin-conjugating enzyme E2 R1-like isoform X2; translated protein: MAQHGPVHVASSQKALMLEMKSLQEEPVEGFKITLVDEADLYNWEVAIFGPPNTHYEGGYFKARIKFPVDYPYSPPAFRFLTKMWHPNIYENGDVCISILHPPVDDPQSGELPSERWNPTQNVRTILLSVISLLNEPNTSSPANVDASVMYRKWRDSKDREYSEIIRKQVLATKAEAERDGVKVPTTLAEYCVRTRAPPPDEGSDLFYDDYYDDEDLEDEDEDDCCYDEDDSGTEES